The Ovis canadensis isolate MfBH-ARS-UI-01 breed Bighorn chromosome 13, ARS-UI_OviCan_v2, whole genome shotgun sequence genome includes a region encoding these proteins:
- the NET1 gene encoding neuroepithelial cell-transforming gene 1 protein isoform X3 — MVAHDEVGGLLPIKRTIRVLDVNNQSFREQEEPSNKRVRPLARVTSLANLISPVRNGAVRRFGQTIQSFTLRGDSRSPASAQKFSSRSTVPVPAKRRSSTLWSETLDGSMKQSLTSREIRRQEAIYEMSRGEQDLIEDLKLARKAYHDPMLKLSIMSEEELTHIFGDLDAYIPLHEDLLKRIGKATKPGGTVEHIGHILVNWLPGLNAYKGYCSNQLAAKALLDQKKQDPRVQDFLQRCLESPFSRKLDLWSFLDIPRSRLVKYPLLLKEILRHTPKDHPDVQLLEEAILIIQGVLSDINVKKGESECQYYIDKLEYLDEKQKDPRIEASKMLLCHGELKNKNGHKLYIFLFQDILVLTRPVTRNERHSYQVYRQPIPVQELVLEDLQDGDVRMGGSFRGAFGNSDKAKNIFRVRFQDPSPGQSHTLQANDVFHKQQWFSCIRTAIAPFRQATSPSELHEECRENPTTTSNARAQRRASTTSSMTQGEADGDTAECWAPVHTADHTTGVKAPRAQTSLCKARDRAQVGGKRKETLV; from the exons ATGGTGGCACACGATGAGGTCGGAGGTCTCCTGCCCATTAAAAGGACCATACGAGTCCTCGACGTGAACAACCAGTCCTTCCGAGAACAAGAG GAGCCAAGCAATAAAAGAGTGCGACCTCTAGCTCGGGTCACATCCTTGGCAAATCTAATCTCTCCTGTAAGAAATGGAGCCGTCAGGCGCTTTGGTCAAACAATACAG tcaTTTACCCTTCGTGGTGACAGCAGATCCCCAGCTTCAGCCCAAAAGTTTTCCAGCAGGTCGACAGTCCCAGTGCCTGCCAAGAGGAGAAGCAGCACCCTGTGGTCGGAGACGTTAGACGGCAGCATGAAGCAGTCTCTAACCTCCAGGGAGATCAGACGTCAAGAG GCAATCTATGAAATGTCCAGAGGGGAACAGGACTTAATTGAGGACCTCAAACTTGCAAGAAAG GCCTACCACGACCCCATGTTAAAGCTGTCTATTATGTCAGAAGAGGAGCTCACACATATATTTGGTGATTTGGATGCTTACATACCTCTGCATGAAG ATTTGTTGAAGAGAATAGGAAAAGCCACCAAGCCTGGCGGGACAGTGGAGCACATTGGCCACATTCTCGTGAACTGG TTGCCAGGCTTGAATGCCTACAAAGGCTACTGCAGTAACCAGCTGGCAGCCAAGGCTCTTCTGGATCAGAAGAAACAGGACCCAAGAGTCCAGGACTTCCTCCAGCGTTGTCTGGAGTCTCCTTTCAGCCGAAAACTGGATCTCTGGAGCTTCCTTGATATTCCTCGAAGCCGCCTTGTCAAATACCCTTTACTGTTGAAAGAGATTCTTAGACATACTCCCAAAGACCACCCGGATGTTCAGCTGCTGGAGGAGGCT atactaATAATACAAGGAGTTCTCTCTGATATCAACGTGAAGAAAGGTGAATCAGAATGCCAGTATTACATTGACAAGCTGGAGTATCTGGATGAAAAGCAGAAGGACCCTAGAATTGAAGCAAGCAAAATGTTGCTCTGCCATggggaactgaaaaataaaaacggACAT AAACTGTACATTTTCCTGTTTCAAGACATCTTGGTGTTGACTCGGCCTGTTACTCGAAACGAGCGTCACTCCTACCAGGTTTACCGGCAGCCCATCCCTGTCCAGGAGCTGGTCTTGGAAGACCTGCAGGATGGAGACGTGAGGATGGGAGGGTCCTTCCGAGGGGCTTTTGGCAACTCAGATAAAG ctAAAAACATCTTCCGAGTTCGCTTCCAAGACCCCTCTCCGGGCCAGTCCCACACTCTCCAAGCCAACGACGTGTTCCACAAGCAGCAGTGGTTCAGCTGCATCCGCACCGCCATCGCCCCTTTCCGCCAGGCCACCAGCCCCTCCGAGCTCCACGAGGAGTGCAGGGagaaccccaccaccaccagcaacGCCAGGGCCCAGAGACGGGCATCCACCACTTCTAGCATGACTCAGGGCGAAGCTGATGGAGACACTGCCGAGTGTTGGGCCCCGGTGCACACAGCAGACCACACAACGGGCGTGAAAGCACCCCGAGCCCAGACCAGCCTCTGCAAAGCCAGGGACAGAGCCCAGGTTGGTGGCAAGCGGAAGGAGACCCTAGTATAA